Genomic DNA from Electrophorus electricus isolate fEleEle1 chromosome 23, fEleEle1.pri, whole genome shotgun sequence:
TTTCCCTAGAATGTTTGCATTTCTCCAGATTATTTGTCTTTGTATTGCTAATCCTAGCaagcattgttattattacaaaCTCAGCctgtatttaatcattttttattcatttagtcttttaatcatcttttcttatacagacacatacataataAGAGATATGCAAAATGTATGATGTATAGTCAATGTATCATATCTAAGAGCCTTTTATCCCGTTTAAtgccttttaaaaatcttttttccaGTGGCATATCAGAGTGTGATTCCTGCTATGCCAAAagtattattacatattttttccTTTGGCTGGTTTCTGTTCCCATCTCTCCAGACTCCAAGCCTCCTGTGCTGTCCCATTtctctttcacattctctctctctcctgccctctctctcactccaatAATAGCATACTTCCTGTGGCTCCTGTAGTTCCATTACTAACTGTAACGCTCTCTGAGATCCTAATCATGCTGTATCAAGTGTAGGTAGACACGAAAGCAAAGGGACCCAGTAAATTTTCATATGGTAGTTTACACCAAGATTTGTTTGGagatctgttttctgttgtgatATGTGGAACTCATATTAGCTTTTGATGAATTGCTATAAAGAAATATTATGAACCCATAGAGGGGtgtcatcatttttatttgaaatatgaatggATGCTGAGGAACACAAAGGTGGGAATACATGTGTAGGTTAAGTCAGGTTACAGTGTGATAAGTCTCTCCCACCGtcatttaaacatgcttttCTAACCATAGTTTACTATACCATGTAATGGATACCTGAGTCTTAAGGTGGACCCCTAAGGCTACTGAAAAAATGACACTCATGATCTCTGGCCATGATCTCTTTATCATATTTGGCCATGCTGGGATGCAGAGAgcactacagtatatatatttcttgCAGTTCTTTTCAGTGTCTATAGCAAATGGTTGTAAGACAGcatgtctttgtttgtgtgagcttgtgtatgtgtgtgatatttgGGAATGCCAGTCTTGTTGGGTGAATGGTCCATGGTAAGGGGAATAGGCCCTACAGCAGACCTAaatctccctctttcccttcatGCTATCTGCCTGAACTGGACCCATCTCTCTCATACACCCACAACTGCAGAACCACTCTATGAATTTCAGATATTAGGTTTTCAAGAGCAGCTACAGCTTTGGAAAGCAAGCCATTAGGTTTCTTGTTATGGAAGGAATAGGAAAATTGGCTGTTCAGAACAGAATGGTAATTGAAAATGAAGACATCAGTGAAGGAAAGTATGTCTATAAAATGTTATCTAAAAACACTCTTTTACACCAAGCTTTCAACATGAGTTAAGAACAGGTTGCTAACCCAAGCCGAGAGCTATGCTGGACCTTTGTTTAAACCACGCTACTCACTGTTTAAGCAAGAGTTGACTCAGATCAAGCTGTTAACTATGTGCTAACATTATTTATTAGTTAGCAGCTGATATGTTCCATCTAAGCTATGTATAGCTTATGTATATAGCTAACTCAACATTATAAACGCTGTTTGATTTACAGCAGATATgaatatagaaaaataatatgaatacTGCATAACTttgacaaaaaaacatacatttaaattttaaatgtgacGTGGGTGTTTTGTAAATAGCTTCGACCTAGGTTttctgtttgatgtaaaaaGAGTCTCTTCCCACATATAGATTTCTGCAGTTCCTCCTACTAACAAACTGCCTGCTTCATGCTGGGTtaagtataaaaaatataaatcagtaataaataaaatttataatcaataaataaataattggtaATAAAATtgacaaatgtgcacatttgCACAAGAACTCTACAGTCTCCCCCTGTCTAATTGAGTTGAACATCCGTATACTCACAACTGAGCTTGCACACTTCTCTGATATTGGGATTGTTCCCTAATAAATGCTGAGCCTCTTTTGGGGGCAGATCATCCAGGGCCAATCCCCCCTAGACTTCACAATACCCTCCCATAATAACTCCATGATGGTTTTTCCTTTGTATACTTTCAGAACCTAATAAcaatgtttgggtttttttacattattgcCTCTACCTTTCTTATAGCAGGCCTACCTTACATTTGCACTTAAGTGAAAAGCAatgctgagagaaagaaaaccatGTATAAATATCAGATATCTGTGCAAGTGAGGAAGTACAGTAGCTTTAAGGTGATAAACTAAACTATTGCTAAAAAGGTGCATATCTAATGTGTAAGGAGCACTATTTGCATAAGGTGGAGTTTATTTGAAGATGACTGATAATAAAGGAGCAGAGTGTTCATAAGAGTATATTTCCCTAATGTATGCCCTAATAAAAATtcagcaagttttttttttttttaaatggcagaaGTCTTAACGAATGACCATCTGCTAGCACACGGGCTTAAAAATCACTGAGCGTGGCAACAGGCTGGGTGCTGTCTGGAAGGAACAGGTTGACAGGTTCTTTATTCAGCCCACCAGAGAGAAGAGCTGGCAGTCATTCAAAAACCTTCACTCAGCAAAAAAGCCCTGTTTGACTGTCATTTTTAGAGTCAGAGTAATAGCAgagttaataaaataataatttaagttACCTGAGCAGGGTCAATCTATCATTTCAGTAACATGGGACTGGTTGTTGTGACCCTGGTGTCAGTAAATGCCTAAATTAGCTTGTGCTTAGTGGCAAATATTTAAATCCTGAACAAACTAGAGGCAAAAGGTTTGGACTGtttaaccttttttgtttgcaaTACAAAATTGGTCTCTGAAGTATGGTATCACAGAAGCAGATGAGTGTTGATTTTCAATTACAAAAATGTCCAGCACTAAAGGAGCTCAGATGTTCCTGATTAATGTTCTTCTtcaaggagcacacacacatgcacaaacacacacaaaacacatgcacgcgcgtgcacacacacaaaaatgttttacttctgtAATTTAACTACAGTACTTTTACCTAGAAGCTAAACCACTGAAGAACTGTAGTAGCCACAGTACTACAATTCTTCCATTTGTATATAATTTGGcctatttaattaaaatgcaagCTTTGACATTTTATAACCCATTTCAActctgtaaaataatttttgataaGACTCTCTGGTAAATCTTTGATCAGGACATGGCTGAGTGCATTTCTGTGCACAGCAAAGCACCCAAACCTACATCTCTAATGTCATCTCATTGATTGAAACATTGATAGAAAAAGGTACATTAGTACATTAGTACATTAGGTTACATAATTTTTGCAACCTGTActttgaatgtttaaatgatgtattCATTATTCACAATAATTACAATTGCTgatgtgtaatttattttaaatagaatgtATTCCTCTATAATTGAACATCATAccacattttttaataatttggtaaaacattttgttgcatcTATATATTGTTTACCAATTGCTTTCCATGCATCAATATTGTGTATTTCGTATACTGATTCTGACGAGTTCCATTGTAGCTGTACTGGCAATATTGGTCATATAAACAATGAaacctctgctctgctcttctaTTGCAATGCGAACATGTTCGTCACATTTAGGCAGAGCTGTTTTTGTATCTGAATTCAGCAGAATTTCCCTTGTGGCACCCTAGAGTAGACTTACACAGGACTACAGAATGTGGACTTCCCCTAGTGAACACTGCAAAAACCCAGCACTATTCCACCAATGGCCTCTTGAGGCCTGTCACAACAGCTTAGCTGTTTATCTTCAAGGGCCTCTGCTAAAAGCCGTTGCAGTTCAGTGAGTCTGGGCAGGCTTCGATAATGCCTAGCATTTCTATGCAAGTGTCTggcaatttaaaaattacatgaTGCACAAGCACTATTAGGAGGAACAGTCATTAGCAGGAATAAGCAAAGTGTCCTCAGCAAAGTGCTGCCTGTAGACTGTGGACACAGCAAGTACAATTCAGGAATACTACCATAGCTTTGTCTTAGGGCCCTAGCCAACTGATTAGCTGAGCATGCCAAGGGTTCAGTAGAGTACTCACAACCGACTGAGCCCAGGTGATATGAATGTGTACTTACAGCAGGTAGGAGGGAATaattaaaacatgcacacaagcataGTAGGCCATTTAAATCATGCACCTTAAAAGAATGCTTTGACCTAGAACATTGTCACAAGTGCTGAATAAAAACAACCATCATTAGCACACTTCCTATTATTCAGTGCTAATTAGCTGCTGAGGTACTGTAGATTTCATACATTACTAAAAGCATTGGCATTTCATCTTATTTTTGGTTGAACTGATCATTTAAAGCACAAAATATCTCAATACAACAAATAACCAAGTGCTTACTATGTATGTAATACACGTTCTCCCTGTAAACCTGTGAAAAAATGTTAGGTTCGTAGTCAAGCCGTGTGCAGACCCCATCTGAATTTATGCTTCACTGGTCAGATCTGGAAAAACAGGAGAGATAAAATATAGCCTCTGGTTGTTCCACTACAAGGCTGCAGGGGGCCATTTTTCTCCAGCCATTGATACTTTTGCTGTTAGactcagtgctctctctctctctctctctctctctctctctctctctctctctctctctctctctctctctctctctctctctctctctcactgcctcctgCTGTCAGCTGAGTTGGGCTTTATTGTTGGCTGAGGGCAGGCTCCAGTCAGCCTGGGATCTCATGCTGTGAGTCCACCACCTTACAGTGAATCAGGCAATCTCTTTTATGACACCAGAGTGCTAGACTGCTCCCTGGCAGGTCAAAGTAGTACTGTTTGCACTGCTCTGCCACAAGTCAAGCACTCTGTTGCAGGTCACTGTCTATTAACAAGACATACCAAAACAAGAGATTACACCTGCTGCTAAAGCAATATCAGTAGTGTCATCTCTGCAATTCACCAACTGCTATGTGAATAGGATGCTGTCATAAAGGTTCGAAGAATGGAGTAGAATacaaaaaatattctttaatgGTTGAATGAGCAAGTATCTTATATAGTGTTGATGGCATCAACCCTTCTGAATAATCTGAAGGTTTCATTTGGAATGCAAACAAGACATTTTAGGAGGTCTGCAAGGGTCAGAATAGGCTGCTGTATTCCCAACAGGTAGGGGTGGGACAGGGGTATCAACAACCCTGTCTGGCCATGATCCTGAGCAGGGTGTGCATATTGCTGGTTGATGTTACTTTTGGCCAATAGTAGATTTAGGATCcttctgtttaaaaaacattctaGACAATCTGCGTTTATAAAATACTTGTCCTAGCCCTTGAAATCTGTAGGCCACTATCTCCCTCTAGTTGCATTGCATGGCAGTCATCTACATCATACTAGGGATGCATGAGATGAATGGACAAAGTACCATATTGCAGTTTGTGGTGATAAATCTTGTGATTGTGATGTGCCTTGCagtattttaaaacacagaagTACCTGAGATTTGACATGGTAAAAGAGAGATTTCAGCCAAAATGTGCATGATTTCAGCCAAAATTTATTATACCTCAATGAAAAATGTCCCAGTAGTAGACAGAGGTGTTTCACTTGAAGCcaaatgaacagaaattaaAATTTACGTTTACACTTGGGGATATTTTGAGAAAGAATCAGAAGTAACCCATTTGGTATTGTGCCATATGATCTAATTTTTGCAAGTGATTGCAAGTAGTTGATCTAAAGGAGTATAACTATAATTCCGTTGCCTAATTGTCAGACATGGTCATAGCACACACATTCCCTTCAGCCCAATAAAAAACCTGCCATTTTACACAAATATGAGAATCACCCTGCCATAATAAATACCTAGACAGTTTATTCTCTACCCACTATAATTCTGAATGCTTAATGCCCCAGACTCCTTCATCAAGTAGGTAAACAGGTAAATGATCCACAATCTGGATtattttaagaaacatttttccattGTCTGTCTACATTATTCGCTTCCTCTTACTGTTGTAACATATCTTTAGTCAGGTGTCCTGGTACCTGACTGTGTCTTTGTCTGAGAGGAAGGAACTGTCTGGAGCTCCTtcccaaacacccacacacccatgctGAGACTAGTGCTGCAGGTTAGGACTCTGCACTTTTGTGCATGCACAAGAAACTCAAGCAACTAGGATCAACTATGTTCTAGCACCACTGACTGAAAATTCAAATAGACCTTAAATAATATCTTAAAGCCTACAGAGTCTAAATGTAGAACCAAGTATATCATaatttcataaaataataagattaataaaataatattagaaTTATATTATTTGTGAGCACAGGTAGCAGTGTGCACAAGAGACACTTGTGTGTCCCCTTCCCTCTTATCTTAAAATTAATAGTGCACATAAAAGGGCTCTAAAAAAGTGTTTGACAAGAGTTTTAAAAGATACTTTTAGCTTTCATCTGATTTAAGAGTATAAACTTATCAAAGACTGACTTGGCATTTCAACATAATAAGTTAGTGAACTGCTCAAATTTGGCCAAAGCATTCATGTATAGCTAACTATGCTATTTGCAACCATCTGGTGTTAATGTATGATTAGGTTTTTTTAAGTACCATTGGAAGAGCCTCCACAAAGTGCCCTTTTGAAATACCTCAGCTCCTGCCCCTGCCACAGCTTTCAGCTTCATGTATGTTATTTTAAAGTAGGatctggttgttttttttgttgtttttttttttttttttaactactttAAACTGTGATTTTGGGTGACAATATATACATTCCTCAGTAGGATTTATGTAAGAATACATTTCCTTGGCCTAATCATactgaaaccaaacaaaacatctcCCTTTGAATCTTACAATTAAGATTTTGGGTATATTCATCTCGAGAGTTCAGGGATTAAAACCAGTCTCTAGAGCCATCTACACAGCCTGCAAGTGAAATTCCAGTGGTCTGTGTTATGGAAGTCAGACAGGCATTGTGCCTTCTCTTCACAAAATCCCCATAAATCTCTCATGGCACCTGTATCAACACGGGCAAGACTCTCCCCCTTATTTTTGAGCTCTGACACAAACTTCTAGCTTGAGCTGACAGACATTGCCCAAAAAAGTCCTTGACACTGCCGCATTACAAATGAACACCAATCTAAGGGACATAAAAGTGTTCCATTGCCTCAACATCAAAACGTAACAGTCATATTACATACAGTCTTCTACTGTATAACCCAATTTTTTTCTGACATACTTGTCtcctttttaaatgcttgttaaATGCAAAGAGCATTAGTATTACCATGCTTTGGACATATACATGCAACCTACTTTCTTGCTGATTACTGTGCAACACTTAAATTTCTGCTCACAACAGCAGAACAGGCAGAATCGCCAATGCTGAGTTCTGTCCTTTTGCTGAAGCTGGGACAACACCATGAGTTATGATCTGCTCTGTACATCTAAAAGAGGCCCTTACAATACattttgattatattttatAGAAACCAAAAACTAAATTTCATACCACATTAGACCAACACTGAATTACTTTACACTCATATAATTGTGCTCATACATTTGGTAATTCAGTTACTTTTAGAACTCATATGTACGACTTAAGCAACATCAAGACCGAAAGTAGGCCTCTtttaatttgtgtatttaattgtGAAATCATATTTAGCATTCCTGTgaaattgatttgttttatttgaccTGAAAACTGTTAGATAAGCTACCTTACACACcttgttataaaaaaaaaaggtacttaATGCACTGTTAATGTCCTTACAACAACGAGCGCTGTCATCAGCTACACCCAGTCTCTCAGAATGAGTTCAGTGCAGTGCACTAATATTACAGTACATATAGACACGGCCGACCTCATACACCTTATTTTGCGCAACGTTCTGTTCGCTAATATTGCTTGAGGAAGGATAAACCTTTGGAGTATTTCAAACCACAGGGTGAAGACACTGAGgtatatttttacaaaattcattttttcaaaTGCGCAGACAGTAAGCCGCGTTCGGGACGGTGTCGCCTTTTCCCCCATGCccttcagaaaagaaaatggaacTAATACTTAACACTTACAACGAAACTCCTGCAGTTTGGTGATATTTTGATTAACAGAAGTGGTGTGCTATagcagttttaatttaaaacaacgTAACTGGATGGAAACATATACGAGGGCTATTTTGGAACCCCGCGTAGCCAGTATACTCTCAGGACTATCAGAATAGCACCAGACCTACCAGTTCTGGatggattttgttttgtctttctaacGCAGACATGAAGCGCAGTTTCACCtattttttgatattttggaTATACGAGGGATTACACGATCACTGTAGGTGACAAATGAAGACGATACCGAATTCTTTTGTTCGGATGAAGACATGTGAGCAGTAGGAGGTTCTGCACAAGCGCAGGTGGATCTGAAGAGGCGCTTTTGTATTACCCGAGGATAACGTACAAAAGCCAGCCAATATTCCCATTCTAAGATAACCCACAAAAGCCGATATTTATCTTCTATGATGTATTTTACTCTTTATTGGCTGTTTTCACTCATATAACATGCGCGTAAATAAGCTTAAATACTGCTTGCTGTACGGGAAAACATAGTAGCCTACTTATGACAAGCGTTTTATTTAATGGGAGGACTACAACCAAATAATTTAACGTCACTTTCTTCCGAAATCCATTATCCCtttgaaccttttttttattGCGCTAAGGACTACGAGAATGCCCGAAGCTCTCTCCCCTGCTCAAGCCCTCTACATGGGCATGGAAGTGTTGATTGCCGTGTCATCGGTAATAGGAAATGTGATGGTGGTTTGGGCGGTGAAAATTAACAAGTCTTTGAGAGATacaacattttgtttcattgtctCTCTGGCAGTAGCCGACATCGCGGTGGGAGCGCTCGTTATTCCCTTGGCGATAACTATCAGTATCGGACTTCAAACTCACTTTTACAGCTGCCTACTGGTCGCGTGCACAGTGTTGGTTTTGACCCAGAGTTCTATTCTCGCCCTGCTGGCTATTGCTATTGACCGGTACCTTAGAGTCAAGATTCCAACCAGGTAAAATTACTACCCTTCTGTGCTGGAGGTGTTTCTGTAGTGCATGAAAAGTTACAGGATTTCAGATTTTATAGTGGCGACATTCACTGCGCTGACGGCTATGATGAAACATGCAGTGGGAACCCGAACAAATATATAGGTTACCTGCAAGTGTTTCGGTTGTGCATCGTTGGTTCATTCACAAATGATCAGTGCAGACTAAGGTTTTTAGTGCGGCTGGGTGCATTTGCATTATCTTACATGTTATACCTACCTACATAGTTTTACTatgaaatgaattatttaatcTTCCTATATACTGTAGACTATTAAAGCATATGTAGATGGAAGCACTGTGACACTCAAATGACGTAGACCTAtactaaagaaaaatgtaaaaatggcaTTACAAACGGATAATGAATCAGAGCAGTGATATTAACAGTTGTACCTATAAAGGTGCCCTTTGTTCTTGATTtgctaggagagagagagagagagagagagagagagagagagagaggagagagagagagagagagagagagagaggagagagagagagagagagatagagagagagagaaacagtaggATAGCAGATTAGGGCTCTGTACTTGGAGCTGGAGTGGTCTTGGTATGACTCCCTGGATAGTGAAGCAGTAGACTTCTGACTTAATACCAATGAGCTGCAGGACAATTAGGAGCACAAAAAAGAGAACGAAAATAAAGGAAAGTATCTATGGTGTAAGCATCTATCTATAATGTGTACATCTATCAATggtgtatgtatctgtctatgGTGCATAGAGCTGTCTATGGTGTACACAAAgttactttttttctgtgttccaTAATTCTAGTCAGTGTGATCCATTTAGGACAATGCACACAAACCACGCAAGTAAGCAAAAAAAGGAGACAGACATGAATTTAATGCCATAtgaacattattaatatattcttCCTGCCAAATTGTCAGTGGCACCATTCTAATAGTGTGAATGCCAGAGATAACCTTTAGATCGAAAATATGCTGTATAGCTCCCAGTGAGATGCATGCATTTGGGACAGATCTCGTGGTCTCAGCCAACCAATCAAATCTCATACATCATCAAAAGGTCTGTCAAAATCATCAAAAGGTCTGCcccctaaataaataaataagtaaataagtaagtaaataaataaataaataaaagaatgagATATTACCTACCCCCACTCCCAAAGGGCAAAACTCCCAGCATTTGAAGcagaacaaaatggctgcctcCTGAACAAGACTCTCAGAATTGCAATTGCTGTTGCTTTTGGACTTTACATGGACTACTAGTAGTGAAATTTTAACATAAGTACCCCATTGTAGGAATGTTTTCACAAAATCTAAAACTTTTCTGAACAGCAGAAAAGCAGTGGGTTTCTGAGGCTTAAAAGGTATAGACCTTTTGGGCTCCAGATGTGATTATTTTGTTTGAGCAGTTATTTTGCTGTGATGAATAAATCATGTTAGGatgaaacagcatttaaattattattaaaatatatttacacatacaaatataattgtTCTAGAATAATACATGACAACACATGAAAGATGAATTTGGAAAATCAGGACAGATGAGTAATATAAtgctaattattaattaatgacACCACCTTTTATTGTgcatcattaaaatataaaggtTTTGTACAGTTCATTGGGATAGTAATATTTGTTTACCATatcaaataatataataattatgcCATATAACTGCTAACGCTTGCCTGTAAAGGGTCAGGAGGAGGGTAACATTTCAGTGTGCACAATGGAAGCTCTTAATAATGTCATTTAGCAATTAGAAAGCCTTGTATAAAGCATTCAGTGACAAGATATCAACTGGAATGCTGAACCAGTGTGTATCAACTAAATgtagaaattaagaaaatacatcgaataaacaaaatatgacGTGACTAAGACTCTCGAACCCTCCAGGTAACTGGTGAATCATAAAGAGACTACACATTTTGAGAGAATACTTATTCTCACACTGACTCAAGAATATTTTGGGaaatttaagatatttttctagtcctaatttacatttagaaatagCTGTAATTTGACAAAATGTTCTTTCATGAACTGATAaagaattaataaaaatatatgttacaTGCAGGTAACTAACATCATATAGTAATGAGAAGTAAATAAAGGattgtgaaataaatataatcatGCAGCAGGCATGAGAAGAATAAattccatctttttttcagtttgactAGACAAGCTCTGGAAGTTTTTTGCTATTCTGATACTTTGGGAAGTCAGCTATGAAAATCAGGTCTGTTAGTGAAAATGTTGCTTACTGTGCAGTTAGATAACTACCTTCCCCACCTGACATATTGAAATCCACATTAATCTTGAAGGTTTGAGAACTACTTATTGGTGCATGGTTCTGACAgcctgctttaaaaaaaaagatattttgaaGAGTTTAGCAGTGTTAGCATATGCTAGTCTCTCCATATTTTCCAAAGTAATTTATCTTCTAATTGAATTAGATCAGGAGTTCATTTGGAATAGTTAAAGAGGTCAATAAAAGGCAGGTAACTTTGTTGTAGATCCAATTACCTGAAGATACACATGgagtggaaaaagaaaatagtCTAGTAATAGCATCCATCTTGGGGAGGACATCTCTGCCTACGGACAGCTCTGTTTGGTGAAGTATATGTGTGATCAAAGTAATCGTCTGGATGACAGAGCTCTGGATTGAACAGGGAAAAGATTCTAGTAAAATAATGGCTGAGAAAGGGAAGCTACTTTGCCCTGGGCAGGAGCCTCCTCAACTGGATCATATTACATTAGCACCCTACAAACTATTAGTAGTTCTGTCAGCAACAGTTGTAGCTGATCCTATTGATAGATTTGGATAAATAATAGCACATTGCATTTGCTTACAGGGTGATGAATGTATGCAAACACTTGACATAAATCAAATGTCTGGGTctaaaaatgtcaacatttcaGTATAGCAACATGTGCTTTTCAAAATATTACTGAATCCTGAATTCTCACCGATGACCAGAAAGTGTAAATAACATAAATATCTTTGTTTCAGTTACAGGCGAGTGGTCACTCCAAAACGAGCTGGCTTTGCAGTGGTCATGTGCTGGGCTGTGGCCTTCATAGTGGGCCTAACGCCCATGCTGGGCTGGAACAACTTGCACAATCTGCAGCAGAGGAACGGCTCTCTCAGCCCAACCTTGGTCATCACCTGCCAGTTCGAGAATGTCATCAGCATGGAGTACATGGTCTACTTCAACTTCTTCAGCTGGGTGCTGCCGCCCCTTCTCCTCATGCTTGCCATCTACACAGAAATCTTCTACATGATTCACAAGCAACTGAACAAGAAGGTCGGTGTGGGCCATGGCGACCCCAGCAAGTACTACAACAAGGAGCTGAAGCTAGCCAAGTCGCTTGCGCTTGTGCTTGTGTTGTTTGCCGCCAGCTGGCTCCCACTGCACATCCTGAACTGCATCACACTCTTCAGCCCTGGTTGCGAGAAGCCCATGTTCCTTCTCTACATCGCCATCCTGCTCACCCACGGCAACTCCG
This window encodes:
- the adora1b gene encoding adenosine receptor A1b; translated protein: MPEALSPAQALYMGMEVLIAVSSVIGNVMVVWAVKINKSLRDTTFCFIVSLAVADIAVGALVIPLAITISIGLQTHFYSCLLVACTVLVLTQSSILALLAIAIDRYLRVKIPTSYRRVVTPKRAGFAVVMCWAVAFIVGLTPMLGWNNLHNLQQRNGSLSPTLVITCQFENVISMEYMVYFNFFSWVLPPLLLMLAIYTEIFYMIHKQLNKKVGVGHGDPSKYYNKELKLAKSLALVLVLFAASWLPLHILNCITLFSPGCEKPMFLLYIAILLTHGNSAVNPIVYAFRIKKFRTAFQRLWKQYFCCKEAPPIDTQMSERLDKDHFCPGTPLEHNI